One region of Bosea sp. 29B genomic DNA includes:
- a CDS encoding ABC-type transport auxiliary lipoprotein family protein: protein MTMPILPSPLRGRLRALSFAAAGSLLLASCGGGSAPTTYDLSAPRDFGRIGGGGGVLIVAQPTAVQALDSDRLIVKDSSGALSFLGGAQWADRVPNLVQTRLIQTFENGSRIAAVGRPGERIVPDFQLNTDIRAFNIDAASGQAVVEITAKLIGDRTGKVQRAKLFSARVPGGADGAGAAQALDQALSQVLIQIARWAR, encoded by the coding sequence ATGACCATGCCGATTCTGCCCTCGCCGCTTCGTGGTCGTCTGCGCGCCCTGTCTTTTGCGGCGGCAGGTTCGTTGCTGCTGGCCAGTTGCGGCGGCGGGTCCGCGCCGACCACCTATGACCTCTCGGCACCGCGCGATTTCGGCCGCATTGGCGGGGGGGGCGGGGTGCTTATCGTCGCCCAGCCGACGGCGGTGCAGGCACTCGATTCCGACCGGCTGATCGTCAAGGATTCGAGCGGCGCTCTCTCTTTCCTCGGCGGGGCGCAATGGGCCGACCGGGTGCCCAATCTGGTGCAGACCCGCCTGATCCAGACCTTCGAGAACGGCAGCCGCATCGCTGCCGTCGGCCGGCCGGGCGAGCGGATCGTGCCCGATTTCCAGCTCAACACCGATATCCGCGCCTTCAACATCGACGCCGCCAGCGGCCAGGCCGTGGTCGAGATCACCGCCAAGCTGATCGGCGACCGCACCGGCAAGGTCCAGCGCGCCAAGCTGTTCTCGGCTCGCGTGCCGGGAGGCGCCGACGGGGCAGGGGCGGCACAGGCTCTCGACCAGGCCCTGTCGCAGGTGCTGATCCAGATCGCCCGCTGGGCACGCTGA
- a CDS encoding VWA domain-containing protein — MFLRLFTDLRAAKVPVTLREYLALLEGVEADLAEYRVDEFYYLARTCLVKDERHLDRFDRVFAEVFKGVETLGEAFEQVGIPEEWLRKLAEKFLTDEEKAQLDALGWEKLLETLKARLAEQKGRHQGGSKWIGTAGTSPYGAYGYNPEGVRIGQDKNRNFRAVKVWDKREFKDFDDTRELGVRNLRIALRRLRKFARTGAAEELDLDQTITETAKHGYLDVKLRPERHNAVKVLLFLDVGGSMDWHIELAEELFSAARAEFKHFEHFYFHNCPYERVWKENRRRHDQVIPTFDVLRTYPADYRLVFIGDASMSPYEIAMPGGSVEHWNEEAGEVWMRRLTERFPKSVWLNPVQQHLWSYTQSIRQIGGLMGGRMFPLTLDGLDGAMKALTR; from the coding sequence ATGTTCCTCCGCCTCTTCACCGATCTGCGCGCCGCCAAGGTCCCGGTGACCTTGCGCGAATATCTGGCGCTGCTCGAAGGCGTCGAGGCCGATCTCGCCGAATACCGCGTCGACGAGTTCTACTATCTCGCCCGCACCTGCCTGGTGAAGGACGAGCGCCATCTCGACCGCTTCGACCGCGTCTTCGCCGAGGTCTTCAAGGGCGTCGAGACCCTGGGCGAGGCCTTCGAGCAGGTCGGCATTCCCGAAGAGTGGTTGCGCAAGCTCGCCGAGAAATTCCTAACCGACGAGGAAAAAGCCCAGCTCGATGCCCTCGGCTGGGAGAAGCTGCTGGAGACGCTTAAAGCACGTCTCGCCGAGCAGAAGGGCCGCCATCAGGGCGGCTCGAAATGGATCGGCACCGCCGGCACCTCGCCCTATGGCGCCTATGGCTACAATCCCGAAGGCGTACGCATCGGCCAGGACAAGAACCGCAACTTCCGGGCGGTGAAGGTCTGGGACAAGCGCGAGTTCAAGGATTTCGACGACACGCGCGAGCTCGGCGTGCGAAACTTACGGATCGCGCTGCGCCGCCTGCGCAAATTCGCCCGCACCGGCGCGGCCGAGGAGCTCGACCTCGACCAGACCATCACCGAGACCGCCAAGCATGGCTATCTCGACGTCAAGCTCCGGCCCGAGCGGCACAACGCGGTCAAGGTGCTGCTCTTCCTCGACGTCGGCGGCTCGATGGACTGGCATATCGAGCTGGCCGAGGAGCTGTTCTCGGCAGCGCGGGCCGAGTTCAAGCATTTCGAGCATTTCTACTTCCACAACTGCCCCTATGAGCGGGTGTGGAAGGAGAACCGGCGCCGGCACGACCAGGTGATCCCGACCTTCGACGTGCTGCGCACCTACCCGGCCGATTATCGTCTCGTCTTCATCGGTGACGCCTCGATGAGCCCCTATGAGATCGCCATGCCGGGCGGCTCGGTCGAGCATTGGAACGAGGAGGCCGGCGAGGTCTGGATGCGGCGGCTGACCGAGCGCTTCCCGAAATCGGTCTGGCTCAACCCTGTCCAGCAGCACCTGTGGAGCTACACCCAGTCGATCCGGCAGATCGGCGGGCTGATGGGCGGCCGGATGTTCCCGTTGACGCTCGACGGCCTGGATGGGGCGATGAAGGCGTTGACACGGTAA
- a CDS encoding FAD-dependent oxidoreductase, translating into MSHVTRPMDAVVIGGGIAGCTLAYELARRGVKTVVIEQSMIAAESSGRNTGTLLSGPERPVVELLDACAGIYAELADGPVPFEFGRIGHLLISEDEASFEQAAAAAERYRAAGVAMEKLSGAELARDYPRIGFRVAGAYSVDRAWTLEPMGATHAFAHAAREAGATIRTGLRVAQIHSRGGKVQGVLTDQGIIPADLVFIANGLWMSDLLRRTVGDGPLPGLPFIAGRGWLIQLGKLDFALPWIVEELTWPGQEELGRRMDLGGLADVADQRDDRPMVEAICLNPMQGGDARLGASLQPAFRDLLRNTDMASRIAQRTLRMLPGLGTPPVRNVYPGNRPMLPDGLPVAGRTAVEGLFIHGGLGSIGMHAAPATARWLVEAVLSGDGNPEQAWLRPGRFPGWGH; encoded by the coding sequence ATGTCACATGTCACGCGACCGATGGATGCCGTGGTCATCGGTGGAGGAATTGCGGGGTGCACGCTCGCTTACGAGCTCGCGCGGCGAGGCGTGAAGACGGTCGTGATCGAGCAGAGCATGATCGCCGCCGAGTCCTCGGGCCGAAACACGGGAACCCTGCTGAGCGGCCCGGAAAGGCCAGTGGTCGAACTGCTCGACGCCTGTGCCGGGATCTACGCCGAGCTTGCCGACGGGCCGGTGCCGTTCGAATTCGGCCGCATCGGCCATCTGCTCATCTCCGAGGACGAGGCCAGCTTCGAGCAGGCTGCGGCCGCCGCGGAGCGCTACCGAGCGGCCGGCGTGGCGATGGAGAAGCTGTCGGGTGCTGAGCTGGCGAGGGACTATCCGCGGATCGGCTTCAGGGTGGCGGGAGCCTATTCCGTCGACCGCGCCTGGACATTGGAACCGATGGGTGCGACGCATGCCTTCGCCCATGCCGCCCGCGAGGCCGGCGCCACGATCCGGACCGGCCTGCGCGTCGCCCAGATCCATTCGCGCGGGGGGAAGGTCCAGGGTGTCCTCACTGACCAGGGCATCATTCCCGCCGATCTCGTCTTCATCGCCAACGGCTTGTGGATGTCGGACCTGTTGCGGCGGACCGTGGGCGATGGGCCGCTTCCCGGCCTACCCTTCATCGCCGGGCGCGGCTGGCTGATCCAGCTCGGCAAGCTCGACTTCGCCTTGCCCTGGATCGTCGAGGAGCTGACCTGGCCGGGCCAGGAGGAGCTCGGCCGGAGAATGGATCTCGGCGGCCTCGCGGATGTCGCCGACCAGCGCGACGACCGGCCGATGGTCGAAGCCATCTGCCTGAATCCCATGCAAGGCGGCGATGCCCGCCTCGGCGCTTCGCTCCAACCCGCCTTCCGCGACCTCCTGCGCAACACCGACATGGCGAGCCGGATCGCCCAGCGGACGCTGCGCATGCTGCCCGGCCTCGGAACACCGCCGGTCAGGAACGTCTACCCGGGGAACCGGCCGATGCTCCCGGACGGCCTGCCGGTCGCGGGCAGGACCGCGGTCGAAGGCCTGTTCATCCATGGCGGGTTGGGGTCGATCGGCATGCATGCCGCGCCGGCAACGGCGCGCTGGCTGGTCGAGGCGGTTCTGTCGGGCGACGGCAATCCCGAGCAGGCATGGCTTCGGCCGGGCCGCTTCCCCGGCTGGGGACATTAG
- a CDS encoding GntR family transcriptional regulator → MLGLAEALKQKPQTVAEQVAGVLREAIADGSLAAGTVLRQDDLAEQFGFSRMPVRDALRQLEAEGIVSIHPTKGAHVAAMDGVEIAEIYALRELLECEALRLSVPAVTDAKLDEADRVLGQIDAEPDVGRWGALNRAFHLVLYSACGNCRLLGLIEAHHNAADRYVRILLSNLDYRSRSQAEHRELLAACRQRDESRAVHVLRQHLVEGSQTLVAAIEGRARPARR, encoded by the coding sequence TTGCTTGGACTGGCCGAAGCCCTGAAGCAGAAGCCGCAAACCGTGGCCGAGCAGGTCGCTGGCGTTCTGCGCGAAGCGATAGCGGACGGAAGCCTGGCGGCCGGCACCGTGCTTCGCCAGGACGATTTGGCAGAACAGTTCGGCTTCAGCCGGATGCCGGTGCGCGACGCACTTCGCCAGCTGGAGGCCGAAGGCATCGTCTCAATTCATCCGACCAAAGGCGCGCATGTCGCCGCGATGGACGGGGTCGAGATCGCCGAAATCTACGCGCTGCGCGAGCTACTCGAATGTGAGGCGTTGCGGCTTTCGGTTCCCGCCGTCACGGATGCAAAACTTGACGAAGCCGACCGCGTGCTGGGGCAAATCGATGCCGAGCCGGATGTCGGCCGATGGGGGGCTTTGAACCGCGCTTTCCATCTTGTTCTGTACAGTGCCTGCGGCAATTGCCGGCTGCTCGGGCTCATCGAAGCGCATCACAACGCCGCTGACCGCTATGTCCGCATCCTGCTGTCGAACCTGGATTATCGTAGCCGCTCTCAGGCCGAGCACAGGGAGCTGCTCGCGGCCTGCCGGCAACGCGACGAGAGCAGGGCGGTTCACGTTCTGCGTCAGCATCTGGTCGAGGGCAGCCAAACCCTCGTCGCAGCTATCGAGGGGCGCGCCCGGCCGGCCAGGCGCTGA
- a CDS encoding DUF4440 domain-containing protein: protein MADRSPPKVDDEALLTVLRGLEERLLMLQVRSAPGEVANLLADDFVEFGRSGLIYDKLQTVEALAGKADGSERAERTATHFRINQLADGVVLLTYRSTRRELGKVARSLRSSIWMWREGRWQMVFHQGTPAADVS from the coding sequence ATGGCTGATCGAAGCCCACCGAAGGTTGATGATGAAGCACTGCTGACGGTGCTGAGGGGCCTCGAAGAGCGGCTCCTGATGCTGCAAGTGCGATCCGCGCCCGGCGAGGTCGCCAATTTACTGGCCGACGATTTCGTCGAGTTCGGCCGTTCTGGCCTCATCTATGACAAGCTGCAGACCGTCGAAGCGCTGGCTGGCAAAGCCGACGGTTCCGAGCGGGCGGAACGAACTGCCACGCATTTCCGCATCAATCAGCTGGCCGATGGCGTGGTCCTGCTGACCTACCGCTCGACCCGACGCGAGTTGGGCAAAGTAGCCCGATCGCTTCGGAGTTCGATCTGGATGTGGCGCGAGGGGCGTTGGCAGATGGTGTTCCACCAAGGCACGCCCGCCGCCGATGTGTCGTAG
- a CDS encoding PilZ domain-containing protein — MPAVTTSSERRRSLRNRTLIGGKVIFNQRQSTLDCTIRNLSEDGALLVFPDSVALPELFELYVPVKRESRMVRSRWRDAERIGVSFAAAAKQDDAPVPLDLMQRLRQLEQENTVLKARIVELTEGA, encoded by the coding sequence CCCGCCGTAACCACCTCCTCCGAACGCCGCCGCTCACTCCGCAACCGGACCTTGATCGGTGGCAAGGTCATCTTCAACCAGCGCCAGTCGACGCTGGACTGCACGATCCGCAACCTGTCGGAAGACGGGGCTCTCCTGGTGTTCCCGGATAGCGTCGCCCTGCCGGAGCTGTTCGAGCTCTATGTTCCGGTGAAGCGGGAAAGCCGTATGGTGCGCAGCCGCTGGCGCGACGCCGAGCGCATCGGCGTCTCCTTCGCCGCTGCCGCGAAGCAGGATGATGCGCCGGTTCCGCTCGACCTGATGCAGCGCCTGCGCCAGCTCGAGCAGGAGAACACGGTGCTGAAGGCACGCATTGTCGAGCTGACGGAAGGCGCCTGA
- a CDS encoding HU family DNA-binding protein: protein MTKNELIAAIADETGKTKADVSAILGSLAGVVAKTLKSGGDVTLGGIGKLAAAKREAREARNPSTGATIKVPAKTVVKFKVTKDLADAVA from the coding sequence ATGACCAAGAATGAACTGATCGCCGCGATCGCGGACGAGACGGGCAAGACCAAGGCCGATGTCTCGGCCATCCTCGGCTCGCTCGCCGGCGTCGTCGCCAAGACGCTGAAGTCGGGCGGCGACGTCACGCTCGGCGGCATCGGCAAGCTGGCGGCCGCCAAGCGCGAGGCCCGCGAGGCCCGCAACCCGTCGACCGGCGCGACCATCAAGGTTCCGGCCAAGACGGTCGTGAAGTTCAAAGTCACCAAGGATCTGGCCGACGCCGTCGCCTGA
- a CDS encoding universal stress protein has translation MYKSILVPVDLAEAELAGPAITAAEGFATQSEGSIRLIYVRSLVPITYMEFVPADFDAGQQSESEAKLAEIAAKVNLPAERVSAKVLVGSVHGEVLAEADASGADLIVIGSHEPGMLAYVIGSNASTIVRRAKCSVLVVR, from the coding sequence ATGTACAAATCGATTCTGGTCCCGGTCGATCTCGCCGAGGCCGAGCTGGCAGGTCCTGCCATCACCGCGGCCGAGGGGTTCGCCACCCAGTCCGAAGGCTCGATCAGGCTGATCTATGTCCGCTCGCTGGTGCCGATCACCTACATGGAATTCGTGCCGGCGGATTTCGACGCCGGCCAGCAATCCGAATCCGAAGCCAAGCTCGCCGAGATCGCCGCCAAGGTGAACCTGCCGGCCGAACGCGTCTCGGCCAAGGTCCTGGTCGGCTCGGTCCATGGCGAGGTCCTGGCCGAGGCCGATGCCAGCGGTGCCGACCTGATCGTCATCGGCTCGCACGAGCCCGGCATGCTCGCCTATGTGATCGGCTCGAACGCCTCGACCATCGTGCGCCGGGCGAAGTGCTCGGTGCTGGTGGTCAGGTAG
- a CDS encoding Hpt domain-containing protein, whose protein sequence is MSQTAIDLVHLARQSGGDAELERELLTLFAQQCARQLRAIHAGDASVGRDAAHTLKGAARAIGAWQVAEAADRIEQQLTEAGAAPREDALDALALAAAEARAVISRLDCAA, encoded by the coding sequence ATGTCCCAGACTGCCATCGACCTCGTGCATCTCGCCCGCCAGAGCGGCGGCGATGCCGAGCTGGAGCGCGAGCTGCTGACGCTGTTCGCCCAGCAATGTGCCCGCCAGCTGCGCGCCATCCATGCCGGCGACGCGAGCGTCGGCCGCGATGCCGCCCACACCTTGAAGGGAGCCGCCCGCGCCATCGGCGCCTGGCAGGTGGCCGAGGCCGCCGACCGGATCGAGCAGCAGCTGACAGAGGCCGGCGCCGCGCCGCGCGAGGATGCGCTGGACGCGCTGGCGCTCGCTGCCGCTGAGGCGCGCGCCGTGATCTCCCGGCTCGACTGCGCGGCCTGA
- a CDS encoding glycerophosphodiester phosphodiesterase family protein — MKRIWLVAGAVAAALGVTAFVQNTSLLASASTERPVLLAHRGLAQTYSSSGVTDTTCTASRINPPEHSYLENTLASMDAAFAAGADIVEFDIHPTTDGQFAVIHDWTLDCRTNGTGVTREKTLAELKALDIGHGYTADSGKTYPFRGKGVGLMPSLDEVLARFPDRRLLINVKSNDPREGEALAERLLKLPPAQLSLLMAYGGDRPITVLRARIPTLRTMSKEAEKRCLIHHLALGWAGLTPEACERQLLLIPSNYTSWIWGWPARFTDRMRAAGSEVIVAGPLVGGDGSAGIDRAEDLTSLDRPIPGIWTNRIDRIAPLVQAERR; from the coding sequence ATGAAACGAATCTGGCTCGTTGCCGGCGCTGTGGCCGCGGCTTTAGGCGTCACCGCCTTCGTGCAAAACACCTCGCTCCTGGCCTCGGCCTCAACGGAGCGCCCCGTGCTGCTGGCGCATCGTGGGCTGGCACAGACTTACTCATCGAGCGGCGTAACAGACACGACCTGCACGGCGAGCCGGATCAATCCGCCAGAGCACTCCTATCTGGAGAATACGCTGGCCTCGATGGACGCGGCCTTCGCCGCGGGCGCCGACATCGTCGAGTTTGACATCCACCCGACCACGGACGGCCAGTTCGCCGTGATCCATGACTGGACGCTGGACTGCCGCACGAACGGCACGGGCGTGACCCGCGAGAAGACACTGGCCGAGCTCAAGGCGCTCGACATCGGCCATGGCTACACGGCGGACAGTGGCAAGACCTACCCGTTCCGCGGCAAGGGCGTCGGCCTGATGCCGTCGCTGGACGAGGTGCTGGCGCGCTTTCCTGACCGGCGCCTTTTGATCAACGTCAAGAGCAACGATCCGCGCGAGGGCGAGGCGCTGGCCGAACGCCTGCTGAAGCTCCCTCCGGCACAGCTTTCCCTGCTGATGGCCTATGGCGGCGACCGGCCGATTACGGTGCTGCGCGCGCGAATCCCGACCTTGCGCACCATGTCGAAGGAGGCCGAGAAGCGCTGCCTGATCCACCATCTCGCGCTGGGTTGGGCCGGACTGACGCCTGAAGCCTGCGAGCGGCAGCTGCTGCTGATCCCGTCCAACTACACCAGCTGGATCTGGGGCTGGCCGGCGCGGTTCACGGACCGCATGCGTGCCGCTGGCAGTGAGGTCATCGTCGCCGGCCCACTGGTCGGCGGAGACGGTTCCGCCGGCATCGACCGAGCCGAGGATCTAACCTCGCTCGACCGGCCCATCCCCGGCATCTGGACCAACCGGATCGACCGGATCGCGCCGCTCGTGCAGGCTGAGCGGCGTTGA
- a CDS encoding flavin-dependent oxidoreductase, with the protein MKAIIIGGGIGGLSLALMLHARGIAATVYEQASEIREVGVGINTLPHAIRELAELGLLPALDAVAIRTRELVYMNRFGQTVWRELRGLHAGAPVPQFSIHRGRLQGVIRDAVVERLGPDAIRTGRRLQGFLQDEGGVTAHFADAKLGEDGETARADILIGADGIHSTVRAHYFPNQGGPRWNGVQMWRGACDWPAFLDGESMIIAGGMAGKLVLYPIAEGKKPGTRLTNWVVNIRTGDPAKPPPKEAWSKAGRLEDVLPFAKRFTVPGVDILALIHASGTFWEYPMCDRDPLPRWSHGRVTLLGDAAHPMYPVGSNGASQAILDARCLADLLVKAEHPRHALAAYEALRLPATAEIVAMNRAGGPERVIDAVEALAPNGFDDVERVLPYGKREQIVKAYAGKTVLPVAQPTKG; encoded by the coding sequence ATGAAGGCCATCATCATCGGCGGCGGCATCGGGGGGCTGTCACTGGCCCTGATGCTGCACGCACGCGGCATCGCCGCGACAGTCTACGAGCAGGCGAGCGAGATCCGCGAGGTCGGCGTCGGCATCAACACGCTGCCGCACGCGATTCGCGAGCTGGCCGAGCTCGGCCTGCTGCCGGCCCTCGATGCAGTGGCGATCCGGACGCGCGAGCTGGTCTACATGAACCGCTTCGGCCAGACCGTCTGGCGCGAGCTGCGCGGCCTGCACGCGGGCGCTCCGGTGCCGCAGTTCTCGATCCATCGCGGCCGGCTCCAGGGCGTGATCCGGGATGCCGTGGTCGAGCGACTGGGGCCGGATGCGATCCGCACCGGGCGCCGCCTGCAGGGCTTCCTGCAGGACGAGGGCGGGGTGACCGCACATTTCGCCGATGCGAAGCTGGGTGAAGACGGCGAAACGGCGCGCGCCGATATCCTGATCGGCGCCGACGGCATCCATTCGACGGTGCGGGCGCATTACTTTCCGAACCAGGGCGGGCCGCGCTGGAACGGCGTCCAGATGTGGCGTGGCGCCTGCGACTGGCCGGCCTTCCTCGATGGCGAGAGCATGATTATCGCCGGCGGCATGGCCGGCAAGCTGGTGCTCTACCCGATCGCCGAGGGCAAGAAGCCGGGTACGCGCCTGACCAACTGGGTCGTCAACATCCGCACGGGCGACCCCGCCAAGCCGCCGCCGAAGGAGGCCTGGTCCAAGGCCGGGCGGCTCGAGGACGTGCTGCCCTTCGCCAAGCGCTTCACCGTACCGGGAGTCGATATCCTCGCCTTGATCCACGCGAGCGGCACCTTCTGGGAATACCCGATGTGCGACCGCGATCCGCTGCCGCGCTGGAGTCATGGACGGGTGACGCTGCTCGGCGACGCCGCTCATCCGATGTATCCGGTCGGCTCGAACGGCGCCTCGCAGGCGATCCTGGATGCGCGCTGCCTCGCCGACCTCCTGGTCAAGGCCGAGCATCCGCGCCATGCGCTTGCGGCCTATGAAGCGCTGCGCCTGCCGGCGACGGCGGAGATCGTCGCGATGAACCGCGCCGGTGGTCCCGAGCGCGTCATCGATGCGGTCGAGGCGCTCGCGCCCAACGGTTTCGACGATGTCGAGCGCGTCCTGCCCTATGGCAAGCGCGAGCAGATCGTGAAGGCCTATGCCGGCAAGACCGTGCTCCCGGTCGCGCAGCCGACGAAAGGCTGA
- a CDS encoding 2Fe-2S iron-sulfur cluster-binding protein gives MPKITYIDAQGTSRTVEGETGSTVMEVAVRNGVPGIEAECGGACACATCHVYVDEAWAEKAGHAEPMEEDMLDFAFDVRPNSRLSCQIRVRDDLDGLVVRTPARQG, from the coding sequence ATGCCGAAGATCACTTACATCGACGCCCAGGGCACCAGCCGCACGGTCGAGGGCGAGACAGGGTCGACCGTAATGGAGGTCGCGGTGCGCAACGGCGTGCCGGGCATCGAGGCCGAGTGCGGCGGCGCCTGCGCCTGCGCCACCTGCCATGTCTATGTCGACGAGGCCTGGGCCGAGAAAGCCGGGCACGCCGAGCCGATGGAGGAGGACATGCTCGACTTCGCCTTCGACGTCCGCCCGAACTCGCGCCTGTCCTGCCAGATCAGGGTGCGGGATGACCTCGACGGTCTGGTGGTGCGCACACCGGCACGCCAGGGCTGA
- a CDS encoding YkvA family protein, which yields MSKWIERAKQSARLIKRDVLALWIAARDRRTPVLAKLIAGAVAAYALSPIDLIPDFIPVLGYLDDLVIVPLGILLAVRLIPPPLMQEFRDQASARERPVSQIGQIAIISLWLLALVLVAWLLWGR from the coding sequence ATGTCGAAGTGGATCGAGCGCGCGAAGCAATCGGCGCGCCTTATCAAGCGGGATGTCTTGGCGCTGTGGATCGCGGCGCGGGATCGACGCACTCCCGTGCTGGCCAAGCTGATCGCCGGGGCCGTCGCGGCCTATGCGCTCTCGCCCATCGATCTGATCCCGGACTTCATCCCTGTCCTCGGCTATCTCGATGACCTCGTCATCGTCCCGCTCGGCATCCTGCTGGCCGTGCGGCTGATTCCACCGCCGTTGATGCAGGAATTTCGCGATCAGGCGTCAGCCAGGGAGCGCCCGGTCAGCCAGATCGGGCAGATCGCGATCATCAGCCTGTGGCTTCTGGCCCTGGTGCTCGTCGCGTGGTTGCTCTGGGGGCGGTAA